In the genome of Roseiconus lacunae, the window ATGAAGGGATCACCGTCGCACTTGATCAAATCGAGAAAGCGGAGGACTATGTCCGGCGGATCGTAATGCTGGCCTCTGGGCGGCTCGCCGATGCGGTGGAAATGCCGGTTGCCGAATGCCTGCGGCGAATTCGGGAGACGATCGGTCCGATCGCATCGCATCTTCGCAAGCCACTGGACTGGAACGTTTCCCCGGAGATCGAAGGCGCGACGGTTGCCGAAGGCTCGACGTTCGTTGCGGGGGTTTCGAACTTGATTCAAAATGCATTGCAGGCGGGACAGACGATCAACATCGCAGCCGATCGTGATGGGGAAACGCTCACCGTTGCGGTAGTCGATGACGGTCCGGGTGTCGACGAAGCGATCGCCTCGGAAATGTTCGAACCCTTCGTCACAACCAAATCGGAAGGCCTCGGCCTGGGCTTGTCCGTGGCGACCCGGGCGGCGACGACACTCGGCGGTCGGGTCGAGTACTTGAGAAACAACCACACGACGGAATTTCGATTCACATGCAACATCAAGTCCTGATCGTTGACGACGAACCGGCGATCTGCTGGGCACTGGAAAAAACCCTAACCGGTGAAGGTCACTCGGCGACGATCGCTTCGAGCGCCGAAGAAGGTTTGCAGCTCGCCCAAGACCATGATTTTTCGATGGCGTTTCTCGACGTCCGCTTACCGGGCATGGACGGGATCGAAGCACTGCCACGGTTCATCGAGCTGACCGACGCACCGATCGTAATCATCACCGCGTTCGGTGATTTAGAAACCGCCGTCGCCGCGGTGAAAAACGGCGCCAGTGACTATCTGACCAAGCCGTTTCGCCTAGAAGACGTACTGCAGGTCTGTCGCCGAACCTTACAAACGGTCGAACATGCGAATGCCACTGAAGCAGGGCCCGAAAAGCCGGTCAGCACGTCAGGCAGTACGTCAATGGTTGGAACGTCGGCGGCAATGCAACAAGTCTTTCGCCAAATCGCTCTCGTTGCCGACAGCGATCTTTCGGTGCTAATCACCGGCGAAACAGGAACGGGCAAGGAACTAGTCGCCGCCGCTATCGCACGGCATTCCTGCCGATCACAAAAACCCTACATCGTCACAGCACCGGTCGCACTGAATCCGGAGCTAATCGAAAGTGAATTGTTTGGTCATGTCAAAGGCGCTTTCACCGGTGCGATCGCCGATCGCGAAGGCCTGTTCGAACAAGCTGACGGCGGAACGATTCTGCTCGATGAAATCGGTGACTTGCCGATGCGGATCCAAGTCAAACTGCTTCGTGTTTTGGAGTCAGGCGAATTCAGCCGCGTCGGTGAAGTCCGATCACGAGTTGCCAACGTTCGCGTGATCGCGGCGACGAACCGTGACTTGGTGAAGGCGATCGCAAAAGGCGAATTTCGAGAAGACCTCTATCATCGGCTTAGCGGGATGCAGATTCACCTCCCCCCGCTACGTGAACGCAGTGAAGACATTTTACCGCTTTGTGAGCACTTCCTGTCACGGCTGACCACACCTGTTTCGGTCGACCTCAGTGATGAGATGGTCCGCGAGCTCCGTAGTCGACATTGGTATGGCAATATCCGCGAACTGAAAAATGCGGTCGAGCATGCCGCGGTGGTCGCCCGCGGACGACCGCTTGTCGTGGAAGACCTACCAGCGAACGCAGGATATCGCCCTGCTACGGGTGATGCCGAAGACGAAGTGGTCGCGGCGACGCCAAACCTGGTGGTCGAAGCATGGGTCCAACACGAGTTAAAACAAGATGACTCAGCCGACGCCAACCTACACGCGAAATTCCTCGATGACTTTGAGCCCGCGCTGATGCGTCGCGTACTCGAACACACCGGCGGCAACCGCGCCAAAGCGGCTGAGATCCTGGGAATTCATCGCAGCACACTTCGTGAACGCTGCAAGGAATATGGCTTGGACTGAGAACCCCTCTCAATGACTCGACGAGACGTCTCATATTAAGGATCCGATCCGCTGTTATCCTGAACCGTTCCCTCTTCTTTCCCATCGATCGCCGTCAAAAAAGTTGGCTCGTGATCGATGGCGATGCTTCCTTCCCACGGCTCCTGTTCAGGTGAAATGAATCGCATTCTCGCTTGCTGCTTGATCGCACTCGGTTTCCAACAGTTTTCGACGCTTTCGCCTATCGCTGCTGACGAAGCGTTCCGTCCACCTGCGGTTCCGCTCGTCGCGTGCGACCCTTATTTCAGCATCTGGTCGCAATCCGACAATCTTTGGGAGACCAAGACCACTCACTGGACTGGAAAAGACCATCCGATCGCTGCTTTGGTTCGCGTCGACGGTCATGCGTACCGACTCATGGGTGGATCGCCGCAGACGATTGCCGCGATGAAACAGATCTCGGTCCGTGTGTTGCCGACACGCACGATTTATCAGTTTGCTGGCCATGGCGTATCGGTCGAGCTGACGTTCACCACACCGGCGCTCCCGGACGATATGAAGCTGCTCAGTCGACCGACGACCGCGATCAATTGCAGCGTCGCATCCACCGATCAGCAGGCTCATCAAGTCGAGTTTTACTTCGATGCCGGCGGCCAACTGGCGACCAATACTCCCGAGCAGCAAGTCACGGGAACATTGCAGTCGTTCGATAATGCCGACGCGTTGAAATTGGGCACTGTCTCTCAACACGTGCTCGGAAAATCCGGCGATGATTTACGGATCGATTGGGGATACTTGTACGTTGCCGCAGATCGATCGGCCGAGGCGAACACGGTGTTTGGCGACTCAAAGCAATTGCGAGAAGCATTCGACGAATTCGGCGCTAGCGGATTGGAGAAAACGTCAGTTGCGTTTCCCGTCGCAGCAAATCAGGTCTCCGCGGCGGTTGC includes:
- a CDS encoding sigma-54-dependent transcriptional regulator, with translation MHMQHQVLIVDDEPAICWALEKTLTGEGHSATIASSAEEGLQLAQDHDFSMAFLDVRLPGMDGIEALPRFIELTDAPIVIITAFGDLETAVAAVKNGASDYLTKPFRLEDVLQVCRRTLQTVEHANATEAGPEKPVSTSGSTSMVGTSAAMQQVFRQIALVADSDLSVLITGETGTGKELVAAAIARHSCRSQKPYIVTAPVALNPELIESELFGHVKGAFTGAIADREGLFEQADGGTILLDEIGDLPMRIQVKLLRVLESGEFSRVGEVRSRVANVRVIAATNRDLVKAIAKGEFREDLYHRLSGMQIHLPPLRERSEDILPLCEHFLSRLTTPVSVDLSDEMVRELRSRHWYGNIRELKNAVEHAAVVARGRPLVVEDLPANAGYRPATGDAEDEVVAATPNLVVEAWVQHELKQDDSADANLHAKFLDDFEPALMRRVLEHTGGNRAKAAEILGIHRSTLRERCKEYGLD